The Cognaticolwellia beringensis genome segment ACGCCCCAAAAGAAGTGTCGGTTCATCGAGAAGAAATCTATATGAGAATACAATCTGAAAAAGGTGAGGGTGAAGCCTCAGGGAACGAAAGTTAAATATTTTCTCATAATTAAAGCCGACACTAGTCGGCTTTTTTGATCTAGCAATAAAATTTTCAAGGCGAATTAGGGTTGTTTTTTGTGAGTTAATGTAGGAAAAATGACCGTGTTGTTTGAAATCTCGGCAAACAGTCAAAAAATAAGAATAAAAGCTGAAAAAAGTTTGACTTATTTTTATAATCCCTTATTATTCGCACCCATTGGAGAGGTGGCCGAGTGGCCGAAGGCGCTCCCCTGCTAAGGGAGTATCTGGTTTATCCCGGATCGAGGGTTCGAATCCCTCCCTCTCCGCCATTCTTTTAGATTGGCATCGTAGGAACAACGATATTGAAATAGTTCACTACGAATGTATATAATATTGACTAGGTCGTTTACCTAAGTAAATATTGTCTAGTTCGTTATCTCTTAAACTAGAGATATAAATAACAGGTTTGAATAAGGACGCGTAGCTCAGCTGGATAGAGTACCTGGCTACGAACCAGGCGGTCGCAGGTTCGACTCCTGCCGCGTCCGCCACTTTTTCTTTGAGTGGCTAAATAATAAAGAGTAGCTAATATTAAAGCTAATTAAAAAATAAATATATGACTTATGTTAAGTGGTATTTTATCTAAGTTTATCTTGAATCAAGATATAAAATAACGATTGACCGCGGACGCGTAGCTCAGCTGGATAGAGTACCTGGCTACGAACCAGGCGGTCGCAGGTTCGACTCCTGCCGCGTCCGCCACATTGAAAAAACCAGTCTAACGACTGGTTTTTTTTTCGCTTCAATATTTTGCCATTATTGAAGCGAAGCATTGAAAGAGCGCTGTGAATGCTCATTATGAGCAACATTCACTATCTCCTAAGCATGAGATATAAAAAAACAGTTTATTGCGGACGCGTAGCTCAGCTGGATAGAGTACCTGGCTACGAACCAGGCGGTCGCAGGTTCGACTCCTGCCGCGTCCGCCACATTGAAAAAACCAGTCTAACGACTGGTTTTTTTTCGCTTCAATATTTTGCCATTATTGAAGCGAAGCATTGAAAGAGCGCTGTGAATGCTCATTATGAGCAACATTCACTATCTCCTAAGCATGAGATATAAAAAAACAGTTTATTGCGGACGCGTAGCTCAGCTGGATAGAGTACCTGGCTACGAACCAGGCGGTCGCAGGTTCGACTCCTGCCGCGTCCGCCACATTGAAAAAACCAGTCTAACGACTGGTTTTTTTTTCGCTTCAATATTTTGCCATTATTGAAGCGAAGCATTGAAAGAGCGCTGTGAATGCTCATTATGAGCAACATTCACTATCTCCTAAGCATGAGATATAAAAAAACAGTTTATTGCGGACGCGTAGCTCAGCTGGATAGAGTACCTGGCTACGAACCAGGCGGTCGCAGGTTCGACTCCTGCCGCGTCCGCCACATTGAAAAAACCAGTCTAACGACTGGTTTTTTTTCGCCTAAAATACCTTCACAATACTTTCAACTTCAACTTCAACTTCAACTTCAACTTCAACTTCAACTTCAACTCATAGCCCAAATACATACCTTATCAAAATTTCATCCATTAGATGGTCTACTTCATACGTAGGGAAAATGGCCCAATGTATAGCGTTTATTTTAGTCACTAATAGTTAAAATTATTAAAATAAAAAAAGAGAAAATTTTTATGCTTTGACCCGTAAAAAAAACAAATAATTGATCTTAATACAACGGGTGACTATTCTTTTGGAATCATTCAATTTTCCGATGGTATATATTGACTGTTTTATTGATGTTGTCATTGAGAAAAAACACCATTAGCGTATTAAGGATGAAATTTAATCGAACACTTGCGTAATTCAATGGGTTCAATTATTAAATTACGTATTAGATTTATAAACTAAGCTTCGCAAAAAATTCTTTAGTCCAATTGGTATATGTTGCTTTATAGATTTCTCTATAAAGTGAAGGTGTTTATTACCTATTAAATGTGGTTTTATTGAACAGCGTGAGTTGAATTATTAGTTTTATTTTATATATTGCATATTGTATATTATCTTTGTTTTTTTATTTCTAATGGCCGTTATTCATGAGGTTGATATTGTATACAATCTTGTTTTTATATCACATTGTATAAAATAATAATGAAATGTTATTAAATTTAGCTTGTTTTTTGAACTATTATGGCTTGACATCGTTTTTTTTTATCAATTTGTAAGAATTTGTTTGCTTTTTACACATTGGAGTGATTATTCTAATTATATAAAAATTTCTTGAGAGTAAAATAATGGAAAATCTTCAGCAGTTATTTATTGAAGCAGGCACTTTAATGCTAGCCGGAATGGTCTTTGTTTTTTCCTTTTTAGGTTTGTTGATTGTTTTTATCAACATTGTGCTGGTTAAGTTAGCAAAAAAATATCCTGACGCCATTGTAGAGAGTAGAGCCTCAAGTAAAAAAAATAATAAAACACAAAACGGCAAAGGTGTTTCACCTGCAGTCGTCGCAGCAATATCTTCTGCTGTTACTCAATATCGTAAACAACATTCTGCACAGAAATAGGAAATGACCATGACCAAGCCCCTAGGAATTACTGAAGTCGTATTACGCGACGGCCATCAATCATTGCTCGCTACACGTTTGCGATTGGAAGATATGCTGCCCATTGCGGCTAAAATGGATGAAATTGGATATTGGTCAATAGAGTCCTGGGGTGGTGCCACCTTTGACTCTTGTATTCGTTATTTAGGCGAAGATCCTTGGGAGCGTATTCGTGCGCTGAAAAAGGCTATGCCGAAAACAAAACAGCAAATGTTATTTCGTGGTCAAAATATTTTAGGCTACCGCCATTACGCTGATGATGTAGTAGAAAAATTTGTCGAGCGCGCACATGTAAATGGTATTGACGTTTTTAGAATTTTTGATGCGATGAACGATGTACGTAATTTACAAACATCGATTAAAGCGGCAGTAAAGGTTGGCGCACATGCGCAAGGCACATTAAGTTATACCGAAAGCCCAGTTCACAACCTTGAAGGTTGGTTAACTATGGCTAAGCAACTCGAAGATATGGGCGCGCACTCGTTGTGTATCAAAGATATGGCAGGTTTATTAAAGCCTTACGATGCAGCTGAGCTGATTGGCCGTTTAAAAGAAACCGTATCTTTGCCTATCGCATTACATTGTCATGCAACAACGGGATTAAGTGTTGCGACACACATGAAAGCGATTGATGCAGATATTGACGTCATTGATACCGCTATTTCATCAATGAGTATGACTTACGGGCATTCACCAACAGAAACGATTGTCTCTATTGTTGAAGGCACACAGCGCGATACTGGTTTAGATATGGTTAAGTTAGCCGAAGTCGCGACTTACTTTCGTGATGTGCGTGAAAAATATGCTCAGTTTGAAGGCAGTTTGCGTGGTATCGATGCTCGTATCTTACTAGCTCAAGTACCTGGTGGCATGCTAACTAACATGGAAAGCCAATTAAAAGAACAAGGTGCTGCTGATAAACTTGATGAAGTACTGACTGAAATTCCAAAAGTACGTAAAGATCTTGGCTATATTCCTTTAGTAACACCTACCTCGCAAATTGTTGGTACTCAGTCGGTATTAAATGTATTAACTGGTGAGCGCTACAAGTCAATTACCAAAGAAACAGCAGGTGTATTAAAAGGTGAATATGGTAAAACTGCAGCACCAGTTAATGCCGAATTACAAGCAAGAGTACTTGACGGTAAAGAAGCGATAACTTGTCGTCCTGCAGATTTACTTGATCCAGAAATGGATAAATTATCGGTTGAATTACAACAAATTGCCGGTGAGAAAAACATTACTTTAGCTGAAGATACTATCGATGATGTTTTAACTTATGCTCTATTTCCACAAATTGGTTTAAAGTTTTTAGAAAACCGTAATAACCCAGATGCTTTTGAGCCAGCACCAACCAAAGCCAATGCTAAAAGTGCTTCTGCATCTGCTACGAGCTCTGCAAGCACCGATCCTGAAAGTTACGCTGTCAGTGTAGACGGTAAAGTTTATGACGTTGTAGTAGCCCCTGGTGGTTCTATAGATACTATTCAAGCAGCTAGTAAAGCACCTGCTGCAAGTTTAACAGGCGGAGAAGCTTTAAAAGCACCTTTAGCAGGTAATATATTTAAAGTATTAGTGAATGAAGGTGACGAAGTCGAAGAAGGCGAAGTGGTTATCATTATGGAAGCAATGAAAATGGAAACTGAAATCAGGGCGACAAAAGCCGGAGAAATTTCGGTTGTTCACACCAGAGAAGGTGATTCAGTCGCCGTTGGTGATATCTTGTTAAGCTTGGTGTAGGAAAGTCCATGGAATCTTTAAAATTATTGTGGATGTCCACAGGCTTAGCAAACTTTGAGCTAGGCCAAGTGATCATGATGCTAGTAGGTTGTGGCTTACTTTACCTTGCGATTGCCCGAAATTTTGAGCCACTATTATTAGTGCCTATGGGGTTTGGTGCTATTTTAACTAATATCCCAGTCGCTGGCTTTTCTGAAGTGGGTGGTTTGTTACATTTCATTTACTACGCAGGAATCGATACCGGCATATTCCCATTACTCATTTTTATGGGGGTTGGTGCCATGACTGATTTTGGTGCGTTAATTGCGAACCCTAAAACATTACTTTTAGGTGCAGCCGCTCAGTTTGGTATTTTCGCTACGCTGTTTGGTGCTATTGCGTTAAATTTTGTCGGTCTAGATTTCTCTATGAAAGATGCGTCTGCAATCGCCATCATTGGTGGGGCAGATGGACCAACAGCAATATTCTTAGCATCAAAACTTGCCCCTGATTTACTTGGTGCGATTGCTGTTGCAGCCTACTCTTATATGGCGTTAGTACCGATTATTCAGCCACCAATAATGCGTGCACTAACTACAGAAGATGAACGTAAAATTGAGATGGCACAATTACGTCATGTTACTAAGGTTGAGAAAATTATTTTCCCGCTTGGTGTCTTAATGATGACGATATTCTTTTTACCTGCGGCCACGCCATTGGTAGGGATGTTTTGTTTAGGTAATTTGATGCGCGAGTGTGGCGTTGTAGACCGCTTAAGCTCTACAGCACAGAATGAGCTAATCAATATTGTTACGATCTTCCTAGGTTTAGGTGTAGGGTCAAAGTTAAGCGCAGACCAATTTTTGAACGCGAAAACCTTAGGCATATTAGCATTAGGTGCGGTAGCATTTTCAATCGGTACAGCTGCTGGCGTACTTATGGCGAAGTTAATGAACAAACTGTCAAAAGAAAAAGTTAACCCACTTATTGGTGCTGCAGGTGTATCGGCGGTGCCAATGGCAGCTCGAGTCGCCAACAAGGTCGGCTTAGAGTCCAATCCGCATAACTTTTTACTTATGCATGCTATGGGGCCAAATGTTGCGGGTGTGCTTGGTTCAGCTGTTGCTGCCGGTATATTATTAGCGTTAGTTGGTTAATATACTTGATTATCACCATGCGCTAGATAAGTCTTTATTTTGAGCTAGGCTCAACACATTAAAAAAGGGAAGCATTGCTTCCCTTTTTTTATAATCAAACGATAACAATTAATCAATATTCTATGGTTGCAGTTTAAAGTTATCCCAACCTGTAGCATTTCTTTCAAAACAAACACGGTCATGTAAGCGGCTTGTACGACCTTGCCAAAATTCAATATAGTTAGGTTTAATTCGCCAGCCCCCCCAAAACTCTGGTAATGGGACTTCTTTTCCCGCAAATTTCTTCGTGTAGAAAGCAACACTGTCAGCAAGCTCAGTCTCAGTTTGAATTTTACTACTTTGTTTGGATGCCCAAGCGCCAATTTGGCTACCGCGATCTCGGCTATGAAAATATTTTGCTGATTGCTCAGCGCTAACTTTTTCAACACAACCTTCAATGCGAATTTGACGTTGCAACACATTCCAATGAAATAACAAGGCTATCTTGTCATTATCACTGAGTTCTTGGCTCTTTCGGCTCGCGTAATTGGTATAAAAGATAAAGCCATCTTGGCTAAATTCTTTCAGTAGTACCATTCGACAACTTGGTTGCCCGTCTTGGTTTACACTACTCACGGACATGGCTTCAGGTAGCAAAATACCTGACTTATTAGCCTCATCAAACCAAATTTCAAAAAGTGAGAAGGGGTCAGCGTTTATGTCAATTGCAGGTAAAGGCAAAGCAACGCCTTGACCAAAGGTCAATAGGCAGCGAATTTTTTCAAATAAAGTCATAATTAGGTAATTAAGTCGCGTAAATATTAGGTTAATAATAGCAGTTTTAGATAAGAAACAAATCGTTACCGATAAAATATTAATGTTAATATTTTATCGTTGGCAGTAGGTGTTTAAGTGTTAGCAGCGTCAGTGATTAGAAATCCCAGTCGTCAGCGTCGTCTAGTAACGCTTTTAGACGTTTTTTTTCTAGCAAATCGTCAATGCGTTTTCTAACGTCGACATTATGAGAAGTCTTATTGCCTTTAGGTAAGTCTTTGTCATAACTGTCTTGTTCTACGTCTGGGGTAGAGTCATCTGTTAAATCGTCATTCATTTTTTATACCTACGGCTTTTACAATATTTGCTGCAATTACAATAAATATCGGCATCAATATAAAAATTATAGCCGAGTCTTTAATTTAATAAATATTCACTACCATCATGCAAAATATTTTTAATTTGCGATATCTTAAAAATGACTAGTTTATAATCATAGTGAATATGACGAAAATTTATAGCTGTTCTACTTTTCGAAGCCAGACTGTGACTTAAAGAAAAGCGAGTATAATTTGAACTTAGGCAACTAATGACGGATTTTCAACTAATTATTTTTTTCATTTCAATATAATATAGCGGTTACAGTGCAAATGACTGATATTCCAAGCTGATTTACTCGTTCGCCGTTATTTAGC includes the following:
- the oadA gene encoding sodium-extruding oxaloacetate decarboxylase subunit alpha, which produces MTKPLGITEVVLRDGHQSLLATRLRLEDMLPIAAKMDEIGYWSIESWGGATFDSCIRYLGEDPWERIRALKKAMPKTKQQMLFRGQNILGYRHYADDVVEKFVERAHVNGIDVFRIFDAMNDVRNLQTSIKAAVKVGAHAQGTLSYTESPVHNLEGWLTMAKQLEDMGAHSLCIKDMAGLLKPYDAAELIGRLKETVSLPIALHCHATTGLSVATHMKAIDADIDVIDTAISSMSMTYGHSPTETIVSIVEGTQRDTGLDMVKLAEVATYFRDVREKYAQFEGSLRGIDARILLAQVPGGMLTNMESQLKEQGAADKLDEVLTEIPKVRKDLGYIPLVTPTSQIVGTQSVLNVLTGERYKSITKETAGVLKGEYGKTAAPVNAELQARVLDGKEAITCRPADLLDPEMDKLSVELQQIAGEKNITLAEDTIDDVLTYALFPQIGLKFLENRNNPDAFEPAPTKANAKSASASATSSASTDPESYAVSVDGKVYDVVVAPGGSIDTIQAASKAPAASLTGGEALKAPLAGNIFKVLVNEGDEVEEGEVVIIMEAMKMETEIRATKAGEISVVHTREGDSVAVGDILLSLV
- a CDS encoding PA3496 family putative envelope integrity protein — protein: MNDDLTDDSTPDVEQDSYDKDLPKGNKTSHNVDVRKRIDDLLEKKRLKALLDDADDWDF
- a CDS encoding OadG family protein, coding for MENLQQLFIEAGTLMLAGMVFVFSFLGLLIVFINIVLVKLAKKYPDAIVESRASSKKNNKTQNGKGVSPAVVAAISSAVTQYRKQHSAQK
- a CDS encoding sodium ion-translocating decarboxylase subunit beta gives rise to the protein MESLKLLWMSTGLANFELGQVIMMLVGCGLLYLAIARNFEPLLLVPMGFGAILTNIPVAGFSEVGGLLHFIYYAGIDTGIFPLLIFMGVGAMTDFGALIANPKTLLLGAAAQFGIFATLFGAIALNFVGLDFSMKDASAIAIIGGADGPTAIFLASKLAPDLLGAIAVAAYSYMALVPIIQPPIMRALTTEDERKIEMAQLRHVTKVEKIIFPLGVLMMTIFFLPAATPLVGMFCLGNLMRECGVVDRLSSTAQNELINIVTIFLGLGVGSKLSADQFLNAKTLGILALGAVAFSIGTAAGVLMAKLMNKLSKEKVNPLIGAAGVSAVPMAARVANKVGLESNPHNFLLMHAMGPNVAGVLGSAVAAGILLALVG
- the pdxH gene encoding pyridoxamine 5'-phosphate oxidase encodes the protein MTLFEKIRCLLTFGQGVALPLPAIDINADPFSLFEIWFDEANKSGILLPEAMSVSSVNQDGQPSCRMVLLKEFSQDGFIFYTNYASRKSQELSDNDKIALLFHWNVLQRQIRIEGCVEKVSAEQSAKYFHSRDRGSQIGAWASKQSSKIQTETELADSVAFYTKKFAGKEVPLPEFWGGWRIKPNYIEFWQGRTSRLHDRVCFERNATGWDNFKLQP